The Pseudomonas sp. G2-4 genome window below encodes:
- a CDS encoding diaminobutyrate--2-oxoglutarate transaminase family protein → MEALTYLENVESNARTYAQTFQRLFVSGKGMRIKDASGQEFLDCLSNAGTLALGHNPPEVRDAVMQFLGSDHLQQALDLATPAKHAFVQELFSMLPAKMRDTSKILFCGPSGSDAVEAAIKLARHYTKRSPLMAFHGGYHGMTAGALSAMGKLSPKTGDGMIAQGTHFLPFPYRFRCPFGTDGEHTDQLSIDYIRTVLSDPEGGVAKPAAVIVEVVQGEGGCIPASANWLRALREITLEQDILLIVDEVQTGLGRTGSTFAIEHAGIVPDILVLSKAIGGGYPLAVIVYAEHLDTWGPGMHAGTFRGNQVAMVAGAATMQQIRKDNLVAHAARMGKQLESGLVDIAQRFPFIGDIRGRGLMIGVEITQPATNQRAGHADGARAHAIKLNCFDNGLMMETGGRHGAVLRFLPPLTITEAEVGMVLERFEHSLGKVGETRSLAAREAV, encoded by the coding sequence ATGGAAGCACTCACTTACCTCGAAAACGTCGAGTCGAACGCACGAACCTATGCGCAGACTTTCCAGCGACTGTTCGTCAGCGGCAAGGGCATGCGGATCAAGGACGCCAGCGGCCAGGAGTTTCTCGACTGCCTGTCGAACGCCGGAACCCTGGCCCTTGGGCACAACCCGCCCGAAGTCCGCGACGCCGTGATGCAGTTTCTCGGCAGCGATCATCTACAGCAGGCACTGGACCTGGCCACACCGGCCAAACATGCGTTCGTGCAGGAACTGTTCTCGATGCTGCCGGCGAAAATGCGCGACACCAGCAAGATTCTTTTCTGCGGGCCCAGCGGCTCGGATGCCGTCGAGGCGGCCATCAAACTGGCGCGTCACTACACCAAGCGCTCGCCGTTGATGGCCTTCCACGGCGGCTATCACGGCATGACGGCCGGAGCACTGTCGGCGATGGGCAAACTGTCGCCCAAGACCGGTGACGGCATGATCGCCCAAGGCACGCACTTCCTGCCCTTCCCCTACCGGTTTCGGTGTCCGTTCGGCACCGACGGCGAGCACACCGATCAACTGTCCATCGACTACATCCGCACCGTCCTGTCGGACCCCGAAGGCGGCGTTGCCAAACCGGCGGCGGTAATCGTCGAAGTGGTGCAAGGCGAAGGCGGTTGCATTCCTGCCTCGGCCAACTGGTTGAGGGCGTTGCGGGAAATCACCCTCGAACAGGACATTTTGCTGATCGTCGACGAAGTCCAGACCGGATTGGGGCGCACCGGCAGCACGTTCGCCATTGAGCACGCGGGCATCGTGCCCGACATCCTGGTGCTCTCAAAAGCCATCGGCGGCGGCTACCCGCTGGCGGTGATCGTGTACGCCGAGCACCTGGACACCTGGGGCCCAGGCATGCATGCGGGCACTTTCCGAGGCAACCAGGTGGCGATGGTCGCCGGTGCGGCAACCATGCAGCAAATCAGGAAAGACAATCTCGTTGCCCATGCCGCCCGGATGGGCAAGCAGCTGGAGAGTGGCCTGGTGGACATCGCCCAACGTTTTCCATTCATCGGCGACATCCGCGGTCGCGGATTGATGATCGGCGTGGAAATCACCCAGCCGGCGACCAACCAGCGCGCCGGCCATGCCGACGGAGCGCGGGCACATGCCATCAAGCTCAACTGCTTCGACAACGGGTTGATGATGGAAACCGGCGGACGCCATGGCGCGGTGCTCAGGTTCCTGCCGCCCCTGACCATCACCGAGGCCGAGGTCGGCATGGTGTTGGAGCGCTTCGAACATTCGCTCGGGAAGGTCGGTGAGACGCGTTCGCTTGCCGCACGCGAAGCGGTATAA
- a CDS encoding efflux transporter outer membrane subunit, protein MHVFKPPGILLVTLCAVALNGCVLGPDYRVPDVPIAAKWQAPLPHGASVVALADWWQQFDDPALAELLRLSETDSPSMDEAWANISLARATAASDAADALPKIDGTLSGGRGGQQTGAQRLGGSGSSATMDAAWELDMFGKLRRNNEAAKSRVEARVDDWHDARVTLAAQVGDYYVQYRGCQKLVLAYTDQAQSQQDTARITRESFGAGFTSSADAALADASAASSAAALVQQQSECQVLLKSLVALTGSDEGRLLEVLGQTPAQLPQPAELQVRQIPADLLRQRPDVASSERELAAANAEIGVAQAERLPSLSLSGTFSVGTMVGQRNRSWSLGPVLSIPLFDGGKRRAAADGAEASYDAALAVYRQTLRTSVMEVEQALVRLDAARRRESDVARSTAGFRESFEAIDRNWQAGNVSLLDRETARRQALTAEIELITLQQDQVRYWIALYKALGGGWQANQPLVRNRATSGEGV, encoded by the coding sequence ATGCATGTCTTCAAGCCCCCAGGGATATTGCTGGTGACACTGTGTGCGGTGGCCTTGAATGGTTGCGTATTGGGCCCGGACTATCGGGTGCCTGACGTTCCGATCGCCGCCAAATGGCAAGCACCGTTGCCTCACGGCGCATCCGTAGTGGCTTTGGCCGATTGGTGGCAGCAGTTCGACGACCCGGCGTTGGCTGAGCTGTTGCGTCTTTCCGAAACCGATAGCCCGTCCATGGATGAGGCCTGGGCCAATATCTCGCTGGCCCGGGCAACCGCCGCCAGTGATGCCGCGGATGCCTTGCCCAAGATCGACGGCACATTGTCCGGCGGCCGGGGGGGACAACAGACCGGTGCTCAACGCCTGGGTGGATCAGGTTCTTCGGCCACGATGGATGCGGCATGGGAGCTCGATATGTTCGGCAAGTTGCGTCGCAACAATGAAGCGGCGAAGTCCCGTGTCGAGGCGCGGGTAGATGACTGGCATGATGCGCGGGTTACGCTGGCGGCCCAGGTCGGCGACTACTATGTGCAATACCGGGGCTGCCAGAAGCTGGTACTGGCCTACACGGATCAGGCCCAGTCACAACAAGACACCGCCCGCATCACTCGTGAGTCGTTCGGGGCGGGCTTCACTTCCTCCGCCGACGCCGCCCTGGCCGATGCCAGCGCCGCCAGTAGTGCCGCGGCCCTGGTCCAGCAGCAGAGCGAGTGCCAGGTGCTGCTCAAAAGCCTGGTGGCGCTGACGGGCAGTGATGAAGGGCGGCTGCTGGAGGTGCTCGGGCAGACACCGGCGCAACTGCCCCAGCCGGCCGAGCTCCAGGTGCGGCAGATTCCAGCCGACCTGTTGCGTCAGCGCCCGGACGTCGCCTCCAGCGAACGAGAACTGGCAGCGGCCAATGCCGAGATCGGCGTGGCTCAGGCTGAACGGCTGCCGAGCCTGAGCCTTTCCGGCACATTTTCCGTGGGCACCATGGTCGGCCAGCGTAACCGCTCCTGGTCGTTGGGCCCGGTGCTGTCGATTCCGCTGTTCGATGGCGGTAAGCGCCGCGCAGCGGCGGACGGTGCCGAGGCCTCTTATGACGCGGCCCTGGCGGTCTATCGCCAGACGCTGCGCACCAGCGTGATGGAAGTGGAACAAGCCCTGGTGCGTCTCGATGCGGCCCGTCGTCGGGAGTCGGATGTGGCGCGTTCCACCGCCGGTTTTCGTGAGTCTTTCGAGGCCATCGACCGCAATTGGCAAGCCGGCAACGTCAGCCTGCTGGACCGTGAAACCGCACGTCGCCAGGCGCTGACGGCCGAAATCGAATTGATCACCTTGCAGCAGGATCAAGTGCGCTACTGGATCGCCTTGTACAAAGCATTGGGCGGCGGGTGGCAAGCCAATCAACCCTTGGTGCGGAACCGGGCAACGAGCGGAGAGGGCGTGTGA
- a CDS encoding efflux RND transporter periplasmic adaptor subunit has product MVALIYFRRGSEPAAPAPNVSSLSVEVVQARRQVWPQLLFANGALAPWQEAVINAETSSLRIASIEADVGSRVKKGQLLATLASETVVAEENKQKALVAQAEANLEQARSNDRRAKVVGQGGALSEQQREDYRIKVALAEADLASARAELQSTRIRLKQTRIVAVDDGIISARTALLGKVLSAGDELFRLVRDSRIEWQAELDARQLAQVQAGQVARMTLPDGRSLEGRVRLVSPTLNTKTSRALVYISLPTDSAAQAGMYASGQIELAPREALTVPDTAVILRDGRSYVFTLNDDMHVVQRPVVVGRRLHQAVEILSGLDEPARIVRAGGAFLNDGASVTLVQAQVAQP; this is encoded by the coding sequence GTGGTGGCGTTGATCTATTTTCGCCGTGGCAGCGAACCGGCCGCGCCCGCGCCCAATGTCAGCAGCTTGAGCGTGGAGGTGGTCCAGGCCCGGCGCCAGGTCTGGCCGCAGCTGTTATTCGCCAATGGCGCGCTTGCGCCCTGGCAGGAAGCGGTCATCAATGCCGAGACCAGTAGCCTGCGCATTGCCAGCATCGAGGCCGATGTGGGCAGCCGGGTGAAGAAAGGTCAATTGCTGGCCACGCTGGCCTCCGAAACGGTCGTCGCTGAAGAAAACAAGCAGAAGGCACTCGTCGCCCAGGCCGAGGCCAATCTGGAGCAGGCCCGATCCAACGACCGTCGCGCCAAAGTCGTCGGACAGGGCGGGGCGTTGTCGGAACAGCAGCGCGAAGATTATCGAATCAAAGTAGCGCTCGCCGAAGCTGACCTCGCCAGCGCCCGCGCCGAATTGCAGAGCACTCGGATCCGGCTCAAGCAGACGCGCATCGTGGCGGTGGACGACGGCATCATTTCGGCGCGCACGGCGTTGCTCGGCAAGGTGCTCTCCGCCGGCGACGAGCTGTTTCGCCTGGTGCGCGACAGCCGCATCGAATGGCAGGCCGAGCTGGATGCCCGCCAGTTGGCCCAAGTTCAGGCCGGCCAGGTCGCCCGTATGACATTACCCGACGGTCGGAGCCTGGAAGGGCGGGTGCGGCTGGTGTCCCCGACATTGAATACCAAGACCAGCCGGGCGCTGGTCTACATCTCCCTGCCAACCGACAGCGCCGCCCAGGCCGGCATGTATGCCAGTGGCCAGATTGAACTGGCGCCCCGTGAGGCGCTCACGGTGCCGGACACTGCGGTCATCCTGCGGGATGGGCGTTCCTATGTGTTCACGCTCAATGACGACATGCACGTCGTCCAGCGGCCGGTCGTGGTCGGCAGGCGCCTGCACCAGGCCGTGGAAATCCTCAGCGGCCTCGACGAGCCGGCCCGGATCGTGCGCGCCGGCGGCGCATTTCTCAATGACGGCGCGAGCGTGACCCTCGTCCAAGCCCAGGTCGCCCAGCCATGA
- a CDS encoding efflux RND transporter permease subunit: MNISALSIRYPVPAVMLFILLTLFGLSGFGKLAIQDFPDMDLPVVVISASLEGAAPEQLETEVARKIEDKLTSLRLLKHVTTTITDGAVNISVSFDIDKDGNEALNEVRNAVDSAMPQLPASLDTPSVSRMTTSASALLTYVIDSDNLDEEALSWFVDNELSKQLLAVPGVAMIERVGGVDREVQVNLDPALMAGLGIRVTDVASQLRAMQKDNSGGQGNLGSGQQAMRTLGAIDDPAALGAIDIPSGDGRLLALSQLADIRDTHAERSTRAFRDGKPVIGFQVTRSLGFSDVGVANDVRKAMTTFVEQHPNVQIVEASDTVKAVLANYHDSMNLLYEGMLLAVLVVWWFLRDWRATLIVATALPLSIIPTFGVMYLAGFTLNSVSLLALALVIGVLVDDAIVEIENIARHLRMGKSPLQAATEAADEIGLAVLATTVTLVAVFLPTAFMGGIAGKLFRQFGVTASVALLFSLLVARVLTPMMAAYFLKAKHEAAHDGPLMTRYLGWIHTSLTRRKTTMFLASLCFVGALALVPLLPTSFLPAQDTGRSKVTLELPPGSTLEQTTAIALQASEKLREMPDVKHAFVSVGTASSSGSGPAGITGASDAVLTVELVARDARDRKQVEVEAQMRQVLRSLPGVRINVGGDGSGEKLNIVLASDDGDLLERTANTLEPQLRELRGIGNVSSSSALQRPEIQMRPDFARAAELGITSQEIADTLRMATYGEYSSQLGKVNLSQRQVDVRVRMDSLLRDDLQAINQLRVTGRDGQVALASLGDISMGSGPAQISRMDRLRNITLSIELNGRNLGEVMAEASQLPGMRNLPAEVKQVELGELQLMTELFGSFSLAMAIGVFCIYSVLVLLFHDFLQPATILSALPLSLGGALLALLVCNFSFSLPSVIGLLMLMGIVTKNSILLVEYAIMARRDYGLNRYDALVDACHKRARPILMTTVAMGAGMLPTAMGMGEDPSFRQPMAVVVMGGLLTSTVLSLLVVPVIFTYVDDVLEWLKRRTRTSGEKGVAGEGSAGG, translated from the coding sequence ATGAATATTTCAGCCCTGTCGATCCGCTATCCGGTTCCGGCCGTCATGCTGTTCATTCTGCTGACGCTCTTCGGCCTGTCGGGTTTTGGCAAGCTCGCCATCCAGGATTTTCCGGACATGGACCTGCCGGTGGTGGTGATCAGCGCCTCATTGGAGGGCGCGGCCCCCGAGCAGTTGGAAACGGAAGTGGCACGCAAGATCGAGGACAAACTGACCTCCCTGCGCTTGCTCAAACACGTGACGACGACCATCACCGACGGCGCGGTCAACATCAGCGTCAGCTTTGACATCGACAAGGATGGCAACGAGGCACTGAACGAAGTGCGTAATGCGGTGGACAGCGCCATGCCGCAACTGCCGGCGAGCCTGGATACACCGTCGGTTTCACGGATGACCACCAGCGCCTCAGCGTTGCTCACCTATGTCATCGACTCCGACAATCTGGATGAAGAAGCCTTGTCCTGGTTCGTCGACAATGAATTGAGCAAACAGCTGCTGGCGGTGCCCGGCGTCGCGATGATCGAGCGCGTGGGCGGTGTCGACCGGGAAGTCCAGGTCAATCTCGACCCGGCCCTGATGGCGGGACTGGGGATTCGGGTGACGGACGTGGCCAGCCAGTTGCGGGCCATGCAAAAGGACAACTCAGGTGGCCAGGGCAACCTGGGCAGTGGTCAGCAGGCCATGCGGACCTTGGGGGCCATCGACGATCCGGCGGCGCTCGGTGCCATCGATATTCCCAGTGGCGACGGTCGTCTGCTGGCGTTGAGTCAGTTGGCCGATATTCGCGACACTCACGCCGAACGCAGCACCCGGGCGTTTCGTGATGGCAAGCCGGTGATCGGCTTCCAGGTCACCCGTTCCCTGGGCTTCTCCGATGTCGGCGTGGCCAACGACGTGCGCAAGGCCATGACCACGTTTGTGGAGCAGCATCCCAACGTGCAGATTGTGGAGGCCAGTGACACGGTCAAGGCCGTCCTCGCCAATTATCACGACTCGATGAACCTGTTGTACGAAGGCATGCTGCTGGCGGTATTGGTGGTCTGGTGGTTCTTGCGGGACTGGCGCGCCACGCTCATCGTCGCCACGGCACTGCCGTTGTCGATCATCCCCACCTTTGGTGTGATGTACCTGGCCGGGTTTACGCTCAACTCCGTTTCCCTGCTGGCCCTGGCATTGGTCATCGGCGTGCTGGTGGACGATGCCATCGTTGAGATCGAGAACATCGCACGGCATTTACGCATGGGCAAGTCGCCGCTTCAGGCCGCCACTGAGGCTGCGGATGAAATCGGCCTGGCGGTGCTTGCCACGACCGTCACCCTGGTTGCGGTGTTCCTGCCCACGGCATTCATGGGGGGGATCGCCGGGAAACTGTTCCGCCAGTTCGGCGTGACGGCTTCGGTTGCGCTGTTGTTTTCACTGTTGGTAGCACGGGTGCTGACACCCATGATGGCGGCCTATTTCCTCAAGGCAAAACATGAAGCCGCTCACGATGGTCCGTTGATGACCCGTTACCTGGGCTGGATTCACACCAGCCTGACCCGGCGCAAGACGACGATGTTCCTGGCCAGCCTGTGCTTTGTTGGCGCCTTGGCACTGGTTCCGTTGCTGCCTACCAGCTTCCTGCCCGCGCAGGACACCGGCCGCAGTAAAGTAACGTTGGAGCTGCCACCTGGCTCGACGTTGGAGCAAACCACCGCGATAGCCCTGCAAGCCAGCGAAAAGCTGCGCGAAATGCCAGACGTCAAACACGCTTTTGTCTCGGTGGGGACAGCCAGCAGTTCGGGCTCTGGGCCTGCCGGTATCACCGGCGCCAGTGATGCGGTGCTGACGGTGGAACTGGTCGCTCGGGACGCGCGTGATCGCAAGCAAGTGGAGGTGGAAGCGCAAATGCGCCAAGTGCTGCGTTCACTGCCGGGGGTGCGTATCAATGTCGGCGGTGATGGTAGCGGAGAGAAGCTCAATATCGTCCTCGCCAGTGACGACGGTGATCTGCTGGAGCGCACGGCAAACACCCTTGAACCGCAGTTGCGTGAACTGCGCGGGATCGGAAATGTGTCGTCGAGCAGCGCCCTGCAGCGCCCGGAAATCCAGATGCGACCGGATTTCGCCCGCGCAGCGGAACTGGGCATTACCAGCCAGGAAATCGCCGATACCTTGCGCATGGCGACCTACGGCGAATACTCTTCGCAACTGGGCAAAGTCAATCTGTCCCAACGCCAAGTGGATGTGCGGGTGCGGATGGATTCGCTGCTACGCGATGACCTGCAGGCAATCAACCAGTTGCGCGTGACCGGTCGAGACGGCCAGGTCGCCTTGGCCTCGTTGGGGGACATCAGCATGGGCAGTGGGCCGGCGCAAATCAGTCGGATGGACCGCCTGCGTAATATCACCCTGTCCATCGAACTCAACGGCCGCAACCTGGGCGAGGTCATGGCCGAGGCCAGCCAACTGCCGGGGATGCGCAATCTCCCAGCCGAAGTGAAGCAGGTGGAGCTGGGCGAATTGCAGCTGATGACCGAGCTGTTCGGAAGTTTCAGTCTGGCCATGGCCATCGGTGTGTTCTGTATCTATTCGGTCCTGGTGTTGTTGTTTCATGACTTCTTGCAGCCGGCGACGATTCTTTCGGCGCTCCCGCTTTCGCTGGGCGGCGCGTTGCTGGCCTTGTTGGTGTGCAACTTCAGTTTTTCCCTGCCATCCGTCATCGGTTTGCTGATGTTGATGGGGATCGTGACCAAGAACTCCATCCTGTTGGTGGAGTACGCCATCATGGCTCGCCGCGATTATGGCCTGAATCGATACGATGCGTTGGTGGATGCCTGTCACAAGCGCGCGCGCCCGATCCTGATGACCACCGTTGCCATGGGCGCCGGGATGTTGCCGACTGCGATGGGGATGGGGGAAGACCCGAGTTTCAGGCAGCCGATGGCCGTGGTGGTGATGGGTGGTTTGCTGACTTCCACGGTGTTGAGTCTATTGGTCGTGCCGGTGATTTTCACTTATGTGGACGATGTGCTGGAGTGGTTGAAACGTCGCACTCGCACGTCAGGGGAAAAAGGCGTGGCAGGGGAAGGAAGTGCAGGGGGGTAA
- a CDS encoding helix-turn-helix transcriptional regulator produces the protein MNLQRLFPHVGKVIASTGSRNFPRMLHDLILTEIPVDATHITEQRIGTSNMSEPSTSSIGCVGMDNTCIDAIMDSHTAKPFFLADDIFFEDAAPQKVANFSRCLLKCERPDKTPSYNTTTQLHLTTRKNGRRYVLSVYRSPFSKGFSAQEHALLKDFSCLLLPMVEEHVAALVPSESVRQDPCLPLDVSESGGMEALRQRFADRLLLSGLSLSSRETEVCVGLLAGRTAPELAEQLNLKVNTVESYLKRAAIKMGIGGRRSLIRWMHSMDATPTHVEWSGNSVIQQAV, from the coding sequence ATGAACCTACAACGATTATTCCCGCACGTTGGCAAAGTCATTGCCAGTACAGGCAGCCGCAATTTTCCTCGCATGCTGCACGACCTGATACTCACGGAAATACCCGTAGACGCAACGCATATTACTGAGCAACGGATAGGCACAAGTAATATGTCTGAACCGAGCACCTCCAGTATAGGCTGCGTTGGCATGGACAATACATGCATCGACGCGATCATGGACTCTCATACAGCAAAGCCTTTTTTCCTGGCCGACGACATTTTTTTTGAAGATGCTGCTCCACAAAAAGTAGCCAATTTCTCCCGATGTCTGCTCAAGTGCGAGCGTCCGGATAAAACGCCTTCCTACAACACAACCACCCAGTTACATCTGACCACCCGGAAAAATGGTCGTCGTTATGTACTGTCCGTATATCGGTCACCGTTTTCCAAAGGATTTTCCGCGCAGGAACATGCGCTGCTGAAAGACTTTTCCTGTCTTTTACTGCCCATGGTCGAGGAACATGTTGCCGCCCTGGTTCCGTCGGAATCCGTTCGGCAGGATCCTTGCCTGCCATTGGATGTTTCGGAAAGCGGCGGCATGGAAGCGCTACGCCAAAGATTTGCCGATCGACTGCTGTTGTCCGGGTTGAGTTTGTCTTCTCGCGAAACAGAAGTGTGCGTAGGTCTGCTGGCCGGGCGCACCGCACCTGAACTTGCGGAACAACTGAACCTGAAAGTCAACACGGTCGAAAGTTATCTGAAGCGTGCCGCTATAAAAATGGGGATTGGCGGACGCCGTTCGCTTATCCGATGGATGCACTCGATGGATGCCACACCCACCCACGTCGAATGGAGCGGCAACAGCGTGATTCAACAAGCCGTATGA
- a CDS encoding acyl-homoserine-lactone synthase, whose product MNYSPCTYQFSGVSTSVASYSKIPLKTLEQILSIRKLAFIDRKKWDIESYQGSDYEWDEYDDPDAIYIYAHTHDRVTGCVRLRPSNKPTLMSGSLSFILPTDKPRPCLQHCWEATRFALSTDSFATGELTQANVDIRTAALFLSMIKFAQQQNIHTYEIVVDTMMEKILKRSGWTVERRNIALGSKGEKIIYGTLPCTFTTYEEVLSKNAIKTTRLYNPSPETCRSSDAHHKPLDIGQTFRNRNISAKSSMHTELQL is encoded by the coding sequence ATGAACTATTCCCCCTGCACCTATCAATTTTCCGGCGTATCTACCAGCGTCGCAAGCTACTCGAAAATCCCACTCAAAACCCTCGAACAAATTTTATCCATTCGCAAACTAGCTTTCATCGACAGAAAAAAATGGGACATTGAAAGTTATCAAGGCAGCGATTACGAGTGGGATGAATACGACGACCCCGACGCGATTTATATCTATGCCCATACCCATGATCGAGTGACCGGTTGCGTTCGACTACGCCCCTCCAACAAACCGACACTTATGAGCGGTTCCTTGAGCTTTATCCTGCCAACCGACAAACCCAGACCGTGTCTACAGCATTGCTGGGAGGCCACGCGCTTTGCACTTTCGACTGACAGTTTCGCCACAGGAGAACTCACTCAAGCTAATGTAGACATTCGCACAGCGGCACTTTTCCTGTCAATGATTAAGTTTGCTCAACAGCAAAATATACACACCTATGAAATTGTTGTTGACACCATGATGGAGAAAATCCTGAAACGTTCCGGATGGACAGTTGAAAGACGCAATATTGCACTAGGTTCGAAGGGCGAAAAAATCATCTACGGCACACTGCCTTGCACATTCACAACTTATGAGGAGGTCCTCAGCAAGAATGCTATAAAAACAACTCGCCTCTATAACCCATCCCCCGAGACATGCCGTTCGTCAGACGCGCACCATAAACCCTTGGATATCGGCCAGACATTCCGTAATCGAAACATTTCAGCAAAGAGCTCCATGCACACTGAACTGCAGCTATAA
- a CDS encoding LysE family transporter, with the protein MNYIALSLMTVLLVPGPTNSLLLQTGISRGFNARSMRFVGAEWLAYIIQMTMWGVFIDLLITDHSWVVILTKIFAVCFLFYISLKLWFSVKDSASGSTTGITVSDLFLATLTNPKGLFFVSFVAPAGTFLSLNSYLSFILLFSVIIFPVGLVWIALGAFCGRKLHSIVSGRLLSRAISLVIGLFACGMLFNIASQAGFA; encoded by the coding sequence ATGAACTATATTGCGCTTTCTTTGATGACTGTATTGTTGGTTCCTGGCCCGACAAACTCATTGTTACTGCAAACGGGTATAAGCAGAGGGTTCAATGCTCGCTCAATGAGGTTCGTAGGTGCGGAGTGGCTGGCCTATATTATTCAGATGACGATGTGGGGGGTGTTCATTGATCTGCTGATTACCGACCACTCTTGGGTGGTGATTCTAACCAAAATATTTGCTGTGTGCTTTTTGTTTTATATTTCCTTGAAACTGTGGTTCTCGGTAAAAGACAGCGCATCAGGCAGCACCACAGGCATTACGGTATCTGATTTGTTCCTGGCAACGCTGACAAACCCAAAAGGGCTGTTCTTTGTTTCGTTCGTTGCGCCGGCAGGCACATTTTTGTCACTGAATAGTTACTTGTCATTCATATTGCTATTTTCTGTGATTATTTTTCCGGTAGGGCTTGTCTGGATTGCGTTAGGTGCCTTTTGTGGTCGGAAACTGCACTCGATTGTATCGGGGCGACTTTTAAGCCGCGCCATATCTCTGGTGATCGGATTGTTCGCATGTGGCATGCTGTTCAATATCGCATCGCAGGCGGGGTTTGCTTGA
- a CDS encoding LuxR family transcriptional regulator, giving the protein MLKPISSHLLNLIQEVENNLPEADEVEYTEILGWIFLKLGIKKFAYVHLEPTPFNNSKISIHSNYPTEWIDTYRKNSLYKSDPVMANTAITATPFFWDEIPQEIDSNPDLFDQSASYGIQQGYTVPIHEPGRSFGSVHLSSEENDPDFPIIVRENLVIIQTLSIIANQHRPAEVSIESNLKLSPREIEFLHWLSLGKNYKEIGLIMNITERTVKFHAKQMTEKLDCINVKQAMFKAVQLNLV; this is encoded by the coding sequence ATGCTCAAACCCATCTCAAGCCATCTTTTAAATTTAATTCAAGAGGTGGAAAACAACCTTCCAGAGGCCGATGAAGTCGAGTACACCGAAATACTGGGGTGGATATTCTTGAAACTGGGAATCAAGAAATTTGCTTATGTTCATCTCGAACCTACACCCTTCAATAACTCGAAAATCTCCATCCACAGTAATTACCCCACGGAATGGATTGACACCTATCGGAAAAATTCACTCTACAAATCAGACCCGGTCATGGCCAATACAGCCATCACTGCCACTCCGTTCTTCTGGGATGAAATCCCGCAAGAAATAGACAGCAATCCTGACCTATTTGACCAATCCGCTTCCTATGGCATCCAGCAAGGGTACACCGTGCCGATTCATGAACCTGGCAGATCATTCGGCTCCGTTCATTTATCCTCCGAAGAAAATGATCCAGACTTCCCCATTATTGTCCGGGAGAATCTAGTCATCATACAAACCCTCAGCATCATCGCCAACCAGCACCGCCCCGCGGAAGTCAGTATTGAGAGCAATCTCAAACTATCACCCAGGGAAATTGAGTTCTTACACTGGCTCTCGCTCGGGAAAAACTATAAGGAAATAGGCTTGATCATGAATATCACCGAACGAACGGTAAAGTTTCATGCCAAGCAAATGACCGAAAAACTGGACTGCATCAATGTCAAGCAAGCGATGTTTAAAGCAGTCCAATTGAATCTCGTTTAG